The sequence CGTAATTGGGGCGCCTTTTCACCCCCCGCGGATCCTCCGCCAGCATCAGCGGAAGCGCCAAGTAATTGTCCAAGGCCCTCAGCAACTTGAAATTGAGCCAAACCCCGCTGAAATGGATGTGTCCCCCGAGGGGATATCCCGGATAAGGCATTCCTCCCGCCAGCCAACGGATCGAAGCATCATTCACTTTTTTGGCTGCATAAAGCATCCCCTGCAGCATCCGAACCACGAGCGTGCGCGGATGGGTGGACGGCTTGGGGCGCAGTTCCACGAGCGGTTTGTCCGACCGGTTGTTGCCGTGCCAGACGGCATCGCACCCCACCCGCCCATGGCGGGGAAAATATTTGGAGGCCAACACCAGTTCTCCCTCTTGCGACTGCATGATAAATTCCGGATCGGCGCCGATCGTCACCTCCTTCACGGGCTTCACCGCGCTGGAGAGCATTTTTCCGTACGTGTAGATGGAATGGACAAACCCGTTTTCCATCTCCCGATTCAGCTTGGGCTCCACGATGACATCCAGCACCACCAACTGATTCCCGGGTTGCACGCCGATCTTGACCACCCCGTAATCCAGCCCCAAGGCATACAGGGCCCGAACCGCCAGCCGGCCGGCGCGCTGAACCTCTTTGCTCCTCTCCGTCGCGTTCACCCTTTGAAAGGGCAGTCGGCTGCGATTGCTCCGGTTTGCCAGCCAGACATAACTGCTTTTTGAACGGTACAT comes from Planifilum fulgidum and encodes:
- a CDS encoding putative amidoligase domain-containing protein; this encodes MITLDLPEKKMNDEQAIREEVVTDSKTLSPSISLEVSIPWYSDSMKVLNHPSCVDRARDKKLQFNCLKLHGVPVAADKAVLVRQYVIPVFQTDVLAMYRSKSSYVWLANRSNRSRLPFQRVNATERSKEVQRAGRLAVRALYALGLDYGVVKIGVQPGNQLVVLDVIVEPKLNREMENGFVHSIYTYGKMLSSAVKPVKEVTIGADPEFIMQSQEGELVLASKYFPRHGRVGCDAVWHGNNRSDKPLVELRPKPSTHPRTLVVRMLQGMLYAAKKVNDASIRWLAGGMPYPGYPLGGHIHFSGVWLNFKLLRALDNYLALPLMLAEDPRGVKRRPNYGFLGDFRPQFHGGFEYRTLPSWLISPTLTKGVVALAQLIAAKYPYLRHDFLREYPVQKAYYRGNKEVIRGKLTEIWADLNSLSEYDHYRSDLDGFFEWMFTGKTWDESVDFRSRWKLPPFNRKGETP